Genomic DNA from Lactuca sativa cultivar Salinas chromosome 8, Lsat_Salinas_v11, whole genome shotgun sequence:
gggtgttacaGATGAAATCTGAtacaagtgggggggggggggggggaggggggagaGTTTTAACATTCGAATTTTCATGtattattctttgaatttctttTATGCTTAAGTCTTGGATTTGGGAGATTTGTCTTCTCGCGACATGGTGTTTTGTTTGTCACGACATGGTGGTGACACATCACCACGACACTGTGGTTAAATGAATTCGCAGCACGACACTAAAATGTGCATAAAACCCTAAGTTTCATTCCTTAGGTCTTATATAAGGAACATGGGGGTCAGGGTTTCGTCTACCCTCGACCTCTATCATCCCCATAAGTATCCCTTCCAACCGTAACTCACTTATATCCGTTTTTAGAGCTTCGTTTGGTGTTTCTGGCCCTTTGAAGGAAGAAATAAGGAATTGTGGAGCAAGAGATCAGCAAGAAAACATCATCCCAACCTCTTTGAGCATCTCCTGAAACTTTATAAGTTTCCAAGACTTTATATTTGTGGTTACTTCTTTATAGATCTAGGATATGAGGATAGTTTTTCTTGTTGGGAAGATTTTGAGTGAATGGTTTCAATAAAGTTTGCAATTTTATTGATCAATGAAGTCCCTTATGTATTATATATCTCATATCTACATTTCTAGTTTGTATTGATGCCATGCATGGGTATTGACCCCATTTCTCATCATTTTGACATATATTGGAGTGTGACATGCATACCTATAAATCAAGGATTTTTATGGATCATTTAAGCGATAAAAAAGATTTCTGGAAAGTATGATTGTTAGGCTTAACGGATTAagagcttaacccattaagttgttTTGGCCAATTTCTACAGCGTAGTGTGTACTCGCCACAACGCGATGGCGGGTTTCATCCATGACCAGTTGGCTGATCGTTGACTTTGTCCTTTTGATTTTTGACTCGGCTGACTTGTGGTCAATTGAGTGGTTTTAGATGGTAGACTAAGGTTTGACCTCTTATTGATGTTTAGGTGGCATGTAGGACCAGTCTTTACATCTTTTGGGAGTTGTGGTGTTAGTTTACTCTGActaagaggtgagtcttctcactataccatgTAGGACATTtgatgatagttgtctttgtgactctttcatagactgtatgaaagaccatgattTGGCTCCTGACagttgtatgaaagaccaagattTGGTCCCTGacacttgtatgaaagaccagaatATGGCCCATGACACAAAGTAATTGTTAGACTATGATTTGGCCCACGACTTTCACTTGGGGTTGAAATAAATTCGTTACTTTATGTATGgttgtatgtggtatattggggaactcactaaactttgtgtttacagttttaTGTTTAAATTGTTTAAGATTTTCTTATATCGAAGAAAAGGTGCAAATTGATTGTATCGCATTCATTGAAGATTTTTACGCACTAAATAACTCTTATGACtatactctgataaatgttttgaaTTAAATGGTTTTACTAGATCTTAGAAGTTGTAGTTGGAacaaatgtttttaaattttaaatgaaaattttagtttaaAATTTGGGGCGTTACAGAGCGTAGACCGGATGATGCTCAGTGGACGTTTATGCTTATAACTTTTAGCACAAATGCATATGATTGGAGTAACATGGCTGATACATCCATTTACCCAGCGTGGTTTGAGTGAGATACAATATAATTATGTTTCGTTGACATTACCTACGTAATAGTCATTTAtaatataatgttatttgatGATTACTTAATTCCAATATCTTGTGCAACTTTACATCCAATATACCGAATGTTCactgatttttgggtgttttgaattTTAAGACATTCAAAATGACTGTATATGATAGTCATTAGGCGAAcggttatatttttaaaaaatacattTTGGTTTACAACTATGTGAACCCATATCTACAAACTCCAAGTAGATATCAAGTATTGAGAGAGACCCTATTAAATCCAACCTTAATTATCTTATTCGATTTGAGATTCACGTTAACCAagttcgagtttttttttttacacCCCTTAGGTGCATAAAGTTACCTTTCATGGTAACTATTATTACATTGAAAGACTAAAATcaccaaaaaaaaatatttaaatttagaCCATCAGTATAAATGCAAATTTTTTAGACAGTAACCATAGAAAATATAAACCAAtgactatttttgcaattttatatgttaaataggtgaTTTGTGATCCATTTTCGATTCTTTTAGTGTTAATTCCGTTACCTATCACCGTTAACTAATGTTATCCTGACCCAAATTTACAGGGTGCTTTCCGTAAATACTCGGAAATGCCTGACGATAAAACTGCTCCGGTGCATTATCCTCTCTATGTAAAACCCTCAGCCCTACTCGGAGACGAGGCAGTGCACCATCGTTCGTGATCGCAGTCGCCCATCAATCAACCGTTGTTGCCGCTGAAGAAGACATTCAGCTGGTGAATTTCGTTAATTGGTTCGCAGTACTCCATCACTTGTCAATTTGTTTTTAGTTATATTTTAAGTATGAGTAGCTCTGCCTAGGAAATTTTcgtgtttgtttatgttttagtTGTCTCGCCTTTGTTCAACGTTTGAATGGGTTACTCAACGAGCAAATATAATCGATGGAAGCAATAATCGAAAAAAGTTTTGTTAAATGCTAAAGCGTCCATCTATTTGCCTATTTGGGTGTCTTTGAACTTTCATACTTCATATTTTAGCTCATTTTGAGAAAAAAGATATGAGCTATGAGCCCTAAAATGTTTGTTACATTCTACGTTGTAGCAGTTACTGAATTCAATAGTCATTGCAGTCTgcaaaatttattaaaataacaaCACTTTGTGCAAAACAAAGTTGCAATGTAGTTCTTTAGTCGGAATTGAATCTAATTGATCTTCCAATACTGTAGCTTCTAATGTGTCTATGCAAATGAATATGGGGTAGGTTAATGTGATCTTCTCTAGCTTTTGTTACTTACTTACTCCTAATGTGAACTTGGAACATACATTGTTGTTTTTTGTATAGGTCTGGACCAAGGTCTCCCAATATGATTTTAAATGGTCACTCCCTATATGGGGGGCAGTGGACGAACTACAAGGCATGTAAGACCAAACCATTGAAGTCAATGTCTGAATGTGTTCTGCATCCATATACACTCTCAATTTCTAGGGTTAGAAGTTCTTTGAGATCTCATCAGGCGACAGGATTTTTCTGTTTGCAAGGTTTGTGCGTTCTCAAGCTACTTTAATTTGTCTTTAAAGTTTGAATGAGTGCCTCCATGTTTGTTATATCAGACTAATTAGATCATATTGAGAGTTCCCAGATTAATAGTCACTTGCGGAATCAGGCTAAGAATTATCAAGAACACACAAATACAATACCCAATGAATTAGTGTTGAACAGGGCCCTAATGCTTGATTATCACAGAGAGTTTACTAGACAGATTTACATTGAGTGCTTGTAATGAGAATATGTACAAGATGTATGTAAATAAGAGCTCACAATTTATAGGACGTGTCAGCCATGTTGGTTAAGCCCTAACAAATAAGAAAGTGACATGTGTACTATACAGTTACATTTCATGAAAACTTTTAGAGTTTGGTGTTCCAGAGACATCATCTTCAGAGTTGCATTTTCCAGATTCCTTCAAAAGACCCTGGAATCAATCTCTCTTTGGAAGTCTTCTTCTTCTGGAAAACTGTACTTCTGGAAAGAGTTGGACATTTTCAACATTCTTCAGATTTAATGCATGATTGCTTTATGATCTTACGCATATTCTGTTAGATGTGATCTTCAAGATGACCTTATTTAAACTGATTATGGCACAGACATATTAGAGATGGTGTTTTATTCACAAAGAAAATTGGGACATTTACTTGGGAGTTGAACTCTAGGTTTCACACACAATTTGCTTCTGTTTTCTTTTTATATTTCTTTGGATGCTTGGAGTTATCATAAAGTCTCTCCTTATTTATGTTCATGATCATGTACTTTTGAGTAAAATGAAACCACAAAAGTAAAGACTCTTTCTTGTTAAGGTTAAATGTAAGAAATATCAACATAGCATCTTGCTATCATTTCATTCTACCACAACATTGTacttccaacatttttttttaatgagGTGGTTTACTTGAAAAATCTACCCCAATTATAACAGTgcactttcaattttttttttcttttcaggaCATTGTACTtctgaaattttaaaaattcttGATATGTGAATGGAATTGTTATAATTTCAGTAGATTTTTTATAGTACAATGTTGTGACAAGGAGAaatgaaagtagattgctataataaacaaatgaataaaatatgttgcTAATTCTTGCATATAACCCTTTTGTTTTATGTTTGAAATCATGTAGTTTTAAGTAGTCTATGATACAGTTTGGATTGAATCTAGGAAACAAAGGGCTACAAATGGAAAATTAGCTTTTAAGTGGCTAGAGATTGATTCTCACTGTATAGACTCAAAAGATGATGACCAACTCCACCCAAACTTGTATATAAGCTAAACCTAAACCAACCTAACTAGGAGAGTTACCAAATTGCCCCCTCACCAAATCTTTTATTACATAACTACTACTTATTGAGTTATTACCCTTAGGGCTAACTAAGAAGTGTAACGGTCTATGTTTGAGTAATATACTGAAGCCCATAGTACCTCTGAATCATTACTTTTTTGTAAGTTTCTTTTCTTCTCCTCTAATCCTTTTTTGTCATCTTTGTAACAGCAGGAGGCAGTCCATTTGTTCATCTGTCAGCCGCATCATCTGGTGGAGATGTAAGCCACTTGACACCAACCAACTTATCtccaaaaacaaaaccaaaaggaAAGCGCTACTCCACCATATCTCCAAAAGCATCAAAGGACACGACACCGTTGAGCTACAAATTCCCCCCAATGGAAAAAAAACCAAAATGGTACTGGAGATCCTTAGCATGCCTGCCTTACCTAATGCCGCTCCATGAAACATGGATGTACGCAGAAACCGCGTATCACCTTCACCCTTTTCTCGAAGATTTCGAGTTCCTAACTTACCCTTTTCTGAGCGCCCTCGGGGGCCTACCGAGCTGGTTCTTGATCGCGTATTTCATAATCGCGTATCTGGCAATTGTTAGAAGAAAAGAGTGGCCCCACTTTATCCGGTTTCATGTGGTGTCGGGGATGCTGTTGGAGATTGCGCTTCAGGTGACCGGAACCATATGGCGGTGGTTGCCTACCGCCTGGTATTGGGGTAAGATCGGGATGCATTTTTGGACCGCATTCGCGTTTGCTTTcctgtttacggttttggagtgTGTTCGCTGTGCTCTTGCTGGAATGTATGCTGATGTCCCCTTTGTGTCTGATGCCGCTTATATCCAAATCCCTTATGAATAAGCTAAGCTGCATGttgttgtttattattattactcTCCCTCTCTCTTTTTGGTCTTTTTAGGCCGTTAATCCCGCAGATTGTGCTATGTTGCATTACATCCATCCATACATCCTTGTATCTCTTCTTTTATGTAATCCTCTTTTTTCATTTACGTGTCTTTTCTCTTttggataaatgatgtttaaCAGATATTTGACAAAATGGAAGGAAAAGGTAAGGTGGAAAGCGTCTTTTTcctattaagttgccattttctATTAACTCAATAAGACACACCATATCACTTACTGGATTTAATCTTGTTTAAAATTCAATATTTTAACTAGACCATAGCTCAATGTTTGACTACTTAATCTTGTGCCCTCCCCTGTTTATTGTGACGAAATTATCCCTGTAATTATTCTCCTGGAATATGTAAATTGTGTGGGTTGACAAGGTATGTTGCTATAATGCATGCAGTAAGAAATGTATTTATattgctattatgggtaaaaaaTAAAGTACATTGTCTATATTGCTAAAAAGGGTGTAAAGTTTGTTGTTTTTTTCAGCAATTTACCCAGGAAATAACATCCTGCAAATACGTTTGGAAGTTGTACAACTTTTGATTGTCGAGTCCTTTTGTATATAGTCTATAAACCAACCAATTGacctagggatgagcatatggaccggggaaccggccggaaccggaaccggaacccgatggaaccggtcgggccgggaccgggacgttatttttgtggatttttggaaccggtaggaaccggaaccgatataaccggcaaaaaccggaaccgtatgatgctatttttcaaggACCGGTTcaaacatttgaagacacgacaagaaccggtaggaatcgggaaccggtagaaccgccgggccggttcggttcttgattttggccgaagccggttcccggttccggccggttcggtccttttgctcatccctaaatTGACCTATATAAAGACCATGTTGTAGGAGTTTTCACTTGATTGAAAATTCTCTAAGTTTGAATTATCATTTTGTTTGGTCTGAGTAAGTATAACTTCAAACGTGGTTAATGGTGGATTACAGTTGTTTATATGGTGATTAGAGCATCATGGTCATATATCTGTTTGGTCGCCACTAGAAAGAGCTTTAAGACGCCATCAATGTAAGATTAAATTTCTTTGTATGGTATCAAACTATCAATAGCATTATGTCATACCATATTAAGCATCCCCTATATTGAAAGATTTTGTCCCACCTTTTAGGATGAGGTTAAAATTGTGAATCTTATTTTGATATCATATCTTAGTTCAATTCAATGTACGTCAAAGGTAGAACAAGGCCATCATGTATACCATGTCTTATGTAACACACCAAaggaattaatattttttttatataatgtggTCACTCATATCAAAGATTGGTTTAACCGGTTAGAGGCCGGTCCCTTTTAACCtatttatgaaaataaaaaatggGACACATTAATAGAAATGAAATTATTTACATAAAACGGCTACCAACGATGGGTTTTATTAGGCTGGACGGAATGGTGAGCGGGGAAGGCCGCGGGAAGAGTCCCGCACAGTGGAACACTGCACCGTCGGTGTGGGAAGGGTGGCGCGGGGAAAGGGTGAGGGGTTCGGTTGTCGCGTTCCCCCTTTGCTATTTCTCGAAAGAAGAAAAGATGGTTTCCGAAACTCAACCCACACCACCCCCACAACGACGCAAATGAAAACAACAAACGCGCAAGGGCGTCGCACAACCGGAAAGACAAAAGCCGACATCATGGCTTCCACAAGAAGAGCTAGTTTTGGTAAAAACTTGAGTTGACATTTCTAAGGATTCGAAGACGGGAAATGCACAACCGGGAGAGCATTTTTGGTTTCACATTTTAGAACGGTTTCAGGAGGAGCTAGAAAAAGATGACGACTACCGTACGAAACACCAACTGAATTCGAAGTTTCGAGAAATAGCAAAGGGGGTttcaaaaataaacgggttgtatAACAACCTAAAAACCCAACGAAAAAGCGGCCAAGGCGACGGGGAAATACTTCAAGAAGCTTTACAATTTTACCTTGAGGAAGTCGGAAAACCATTCAAGTGACACGATTGTTGGAAATTATTGGTTAGATGTCCTAAGTGGAAAAAATACGAACAATATTTTATTTTTGGAGTACAACAATCAAAGCGAGCGAAAACGGGCTCTAGTGGTTACACAACTTCCTTTGATGCTTGGGTCGGTCTAGATTTAAATTAGGAGGACGAACTCGAGCTAGAAGAAATTGTCTGACCGATGGGTAGGGACAAAGCAAAGAGGAAGGGAAAAAGGACTTCTTTGGGTGCATCGGATTTCAGCATGGACGTTGACGAAATGTGGAAAATAACAACGTCGTTTAATCGATATAATCTTAATTTCTCTGAACGTTTGGCGTTcgacaaagaaaaagaagaagaaaggaagaagGAGCGCACGGAGAGACAATAAATGGATGATATGAAGTTCTTGATGGAAAACACCAACCATCTTTTAGGACCGACTCTTGAGctcgtgatgaagaagagggaaaaaattatgaaaaaaatattttcCATAGGTTGTTGttggtttgtttgattttttgtttgtgtg
This window encodes:
- the LOC111920965 gene encoding protein TIC 20-I, chloroplastic isoform X1, which gives rise to MILNGHSLYGGQWTNYKACKTKPLKSMSECVLHPYTLSISRVRSSLRSHQATGFFCLQAGGSPFVHLSAASSGGDVSHLTPTNLSPKTKPKGKRYSTISPKASKDTTPLSYKFPPMEKKPKWYWRSLACLPYLMPLHETWMYAETAYHLHPFLEDFEFLTYPFLSALGGLPSWFLIAYFIIAYLAIVRRKEWPHFIRFHVVSGMLLEIALQVTGTIWRWLPTAWYWGKIGMHFWTAFAFAFLFTVLECVRCALAGMYADVPFVSDAAYIQIPYE
- the LOC111920965 gene encoding protein TIC 20-I, chloroplastic isoform X2, which encodes MILNGHSLYGGQWTNYKACKTKPLKSMSECVLHPYTLSISRVRSSLRSHQATGFFCLQGGSPFVHLSAASSGGDVSHLTPTNLSPKTKPKGKRYSTISPKASKDTTPLSYKFPPMEKKPKWYWRSLACLPYLMPLHETWMYAETAYHLHPFLEDFEFLTYPFLSALGGLPSWFLIAYFIIAYLAIVRRKEWPHFIRFHVVSGMLLEIALQVTGTIWRWLPTAWYWGKIGMHFWTAFAFAFLFTVLECVRCALAGMYADVPFVSDAAYIQIPYE